A region of Clarias gariepinus isolate MV-2021 ecotype Netherlands chromosome 25, CGAR_prim_01v2, whole genome shotgun sequence DNA encodes the following proteins:
- the afg3l2 gene encoding LOW QUALITY PROTEIN: AFG3-like protein 2 (The sequence of the model RefSeq protein was modified relative to this genomic sequence to represent the inferred CDS: inserted 1 base in 1 codon), whose protein sequence is MAHRYLHLSRGCRNLYSIXLPNFRSAQATRLVSTQTQDLQKRVVLSQVLDAYRRLCSKPPKGFEKYFPKNGQSKPPNAEAQEGKANNAQKNSGKSDGGGGGGAGAGGGGGKKGGKKDESWFSRFQKGDIPWDDKDFRMYFMVSASFWAAVMYFFFRDTGKEVTWKDFVNGYLAKGVVDRLEVVNKRFVKVVFSSGKAETDGKYVWFNIGSVDTFERNLETAQTELGIEGENRLPVVYSTESDGSFLLSMLPTVLIIGFLLFMLRRGPAGAGRPGRGMGGLFSVSETTAKVLRDEIDIKFKDVAGCEEAKLEIMEFVNFLKNPKQYQDLGAKIPKGAILTGPPGTGKTLLAKATAGEANVPFITVNGSEFLEMFVGVGPARVRDLFVLARKNAPCILFIDEIDAVGRKRGRGSFGGQSEQENTLNQLLVEMDGFNTATNVVVLAGTNRPDILDPALMRPGRFDRQIYIGPPDIKGRASIFKVHLRPLKLDTELDKESLARNMAALTPGFSGADIANVCNEAALIAARHLSDAITQKHFEQAIERVIGGLEKKTQVLQPEEKKTVAYHEAGHAVAGWYLEHADPLLKVSIIPRGKGLGYAQYLPKEQYLYTKEQLLDRMCMMLGGRTAEEIFFNRITTGAQDDLRKVTQSAYAQIMQFGMNEKVGPVSFDLPRQGDLVLEKPYSEATARLIDSEVRDLINNAYERTKKLLTEKKADVEKVALRLLEKEVLDKSDMVELLGRRPFAEKSTYEEFVEGTGGLDEDTSLPEGLKDWNKERESEKEESTDEQVARQITGDRPF, encoded by the exons GTATCTACCCAGACTCAAGACCTGCAGAAACGAGTGGTGCTTTCTCAGGTGTTGGACGCGTACAGAAGGTTATGTTCAAAACCTCCGAAAG GATTTGAAAAATACTTCCCGAAGAACGGCCAGTCCAAGCCGCCCAACGCAGAGGCCCAAG AGGGCAAAGCGAACAATGCACAAAAGAACTCTGGGAAGTCtgatggtggaggaggaggaggagctggaGCTGGTGGGGGCGGAGGCAAAAAGGGAGGAAAGAAGGATGAAAGCTGGTTCAGCCGTTTCCAAAAG GGGGATATTCCGTGGGACGACAAAGATTTCCGCATGTACTTTATGGTCTCAGCGAGTTTTTGGGCTGCAGTCATGTATTTCTTCTTCCGGGATACAGGAAAAGAAGTCACCTGGAAGGACTTTGTTAATGGCTACCTGGCTAAAGGAGTC GTCGACAGGTTGGAGGTTGTGAACAAGCGCTTTGTAAAAGTTGTATTCTCTTCGGGAAAAGCGGAAACCGATGGG AAATATGTGTGGTTCAACATCGGAAGCGTGGACACATTTGAGCGGAATCTGGAGACGGCTCAGACGGAGCTGGGCATCGAAGGGGAGAACAGACTGCCTGTGGTTTACTCCACTGAGAGTGATGG CTCTTTCCTCCTCAGCATGCTCCCCACCGTACTCATCATAGGCTTCCTGCTGTTCATGCTGCGGCGAGGGCCCGCGGGTGCGGGGAGGCCCGGGAGGGGCATGGGCGGCCTGTTTAGCGTCAGCGAGACCACCGCCAAAGTGCTGCGTGACGAGATCGACATCAAGTTCAAGGACGTGGCTGGGTGCGAAGAGGCCAAGCTGGAGATCATGGAGTTTGTTAACTTCCTGAAAAACCCCAAGCAGTACCAGGACCTTGGGGCCAAGATCCCCAAG GGTGCTATTCTGACCGGACCTCCCGGTACTGGGAAGACCCTGTTAGCCAAGGCGACTGCGGGTGAAGCGAACGTCCCCTTCATTACCGTTAACGGCTCTGAATTCCTAGAGATGTTCGTGGGTGTCGGTCCAGCCAGG GTTCGAGACCTGTTTGTTTTAGCACGTAAGAACGCCCCCTGCATCCTCTTCATAGATGAAATCGATGCGGTGGGAAGGAAAAGAGGCAGGGGCAGTTTCGGAGGGCAGAGCGAGCAGGAGAACACGCTCAACCAGCTGTTAGTGGAAATGGACG GGTTTAACACGGCCACCAATGTAGTGGTTCTGGCTGGTACGAACAGACCGGACATCCTGGACCCAGCACTGATGAGACCTGGACGCTTCGACAGGCAGATATATATTG GTCCTCCAGATATTAAAGGCAGAGCGTCGATATTTAAAGTTCATCTCCGACCACTGAAGCTGGACACGGAACTGGACAAGGAGAGTTTGGCCAGGAACATGGCTGCCCTCACACCTGGTTTTTCAG GCGCTGACATCGCTAATGTGTGTAACGAGGCAGCTTTGATCGCAGCTCGGCACCTCTCCGACGCCATCACGCAGAAACATTTTGAGCAGGCAATCGAGCGTGTGATCggag gctTAGAGAAGAAGACGCAGGTGTTGCAACCTGAGGAGAAAAAGACGGTAGCTTACCATGAGGCAGGACACGCCGTAGCTGGGTGGTACCTGGAGCACGCAGACCCTCTGTTAAAG GTGTCCATCATCCCACGTGGTAAAGGTCTAGGCTATGCTCAGTACCTCCCAAAAGAGCAGTACCTCTACACCAAGGAGCAGCTGCTGGACCGGATGTGCATGATGCTCGGAGGCCGTACCGCCGAGGAGATCTTCTTCAATCGCATTACTACCGGAGCGCAGGACGATCTAAGGAAGGTGACGCAAAGCGCGTACGCACAG ATAATGCAGTTTGGGATGAACGAGAAAGTGGGTCCGGTATCGTTCGACCTCCCAAGACAGGGAGATCTGGTTCTGGAGAAGCCATACAGCGAGGCGACGGCCCGCCTGATCGATTCGGAGGTGCGGGATCTCATCAACAACGCCTACGAGAGGACGAAGAAGCTGCTGACGGAGAAGAAGGCGGATGTCGAGAAG GTGGCGCTGCGCCTCCTGGAGAAGGAGGTTCTGGACAAGAGCGACATGGTGGAGCTCCTGGGCCGGCGACCGTTTGCCGAAAAGTCGACGTATGAGGAATTCGTGGAGGGCACCGGAGGACTGGACGAGGACACGTCACTCCCCGAGGGACTGAAAGACTGGAATAAGGAACGAGAGAGCGAAAAGGAGGAGAGCACGGACGAGCAGGTGGCGCGCCAGATCACAGGCGACAGGCCGTTCTAA